One region of Drosophila kikkawai strain 14028-0561.14 chromosome 2R, DkikHiC1v2, whole genome shotgun sequence genomic DNA includes:
- the hrm gene encoding monocarboxylate transporter 9, which produces MHEENVCTQKSNKVSHSDRKLNGTANEACNKSVSLFNKKNDDSEYDLVPPDGGWGWLVLLGSCLTNILIPGTIKSFGVLFVEFTEAFNSSPTKASWIPALCYFLYSSLGPVSSILSVKYSYRTVTLLGGASASLGMILSFWASSIGYLYISYGVLVGIGAGLSFPPTVYIVTSYFAKLRGLANGLCISGSALGSIILPPLLRWLLETYGYHGSCLIMGGITLNVFVAALFYEPVEQHMVRVLRARQALEDIPEEEDIGIVMKFENVDENVVGQEQADKNLLPHNSPPSPLYLPDDEKQLFVRSASAAVVQSYSKSGDEFQPRTRKISTPVRLPQRNQTFTPGQLNSQSSLYAVPESRSSSNKLSLRNSSKSRLSKRSPSTSSFLYISTPYHGSTLSFQPKEFSSHMSLRSMGSNGGGGVAGDSTCPETSRATDEAGGKAQAPQRSKFFDLSLLRDPMYLVILISNSTNAISYTNFIILLPSFGEARGFNKSLSAYLLSVVSATDLIGRIGGSALSDMGYIPKTWYFVGGLSISGLSLALLPFAWSYGSVCFWCALFGLASGIYVGITAVIMADMLGTERLTSSYGISLFVNGLLQLVGPPLCNFWFEAVNDYNPLFHALGLTLLAGASLWSFMPWINRRKAKQERKLDTLQIDEEAVDSY; this is translated from the exons TTAGCttattcaacaaaaaaaatgatgACAGTGAATATGACTTGGTACCACCTGATGGCGGCTGGGGTTGGCTAGTGCTTTTAGGATCGTGTTTGACAAATATCCTCATTCCTGGCACGATCAAAAGTTTCGGTGTTCTGTTCGTTGAATTCACTGAAGCCTTCAATTCATCGCCTACAAAGGCTTCATGGATACCAGCGTTGTGCTACTTTCTCTACAGTTCATTGG GTCCTGTGTCAAGTATCCTTTCTGTTAAATATTCATATCGAACCGTCACTCTTCTGGGCGGAGCGTCCGCATCATTAGGTATGATACTCTCATTCTGGGCATCATCGATTGGGTACCTGTATATCAG TTACGGCGTGCTTGTAGGAATTGGTGCTGGTCTTTCCTTCCCACCAACAGTGTATATTGTGACTTCATACTTTGCAAAGTTACGCGGATTGGCCAATGGTCTGTGCATCTCAGGCAGTGCTCTTGGCAGCATTATTCTTCCCCCCCTTCTTCGTTGGTTACTTGAGACCTACGGTTACCATGGATCCTGTCTCATAATGGGAGGCATCACCCTTAATGTTTTTGTAGCTGCGCTGTTTTATGAGCCTGTGGAGCAGCACATGGTACGTGTTCTACGTGCCCGTCAGGCTCTGGAGGACATACCTGAAGAAGAGGACATTGGAATTGTGATGAAATTCGAGAATGTCGACGAGAACGTAGTTGGCCAGGAGCAAGCTGATAAGAACCTACTACCCCATAACTCACCGCCTTCCCCCCTGTATCTACCCGACGATGAGAAGCAGCTGTTCGTTCGTAGTGCTTCCGCAGCTGTGGTTCAAAGTTACTCAAAGTCTGGTGATGAATTCCAGCCTCGAACTCGAAAGATAAGTACCCCTGTGAGGTTGCCGCAAAGGAATCAGACGTTTACACCCGGGCAACTAAACTCTCAATCTTCTTTGTATGCTGTACCAGAGAGTCGCTCTAGTTCAAACAAACTCTCTCTAAGAAATTCCTCAAAGTCGAGATTATCTAAGCGTTCTCCATCAACTAGTAGCTTTTTGTACATCAGCACACCATATCACGGAAGTACTTTGTCATTCCAGCCAAAGGAATTTTCCTCGCACATGTCTCTTCGTTCAATGGGCAGTAACGGCGGAGGAGGCGTGGCAGGAGACTCAACGTGTCCAGAAACATCCAGGGCCACTGATGAAGCTGGAGGCAAGGCTCAAGCACCACAACGCTCCAAGTTTTTTGATCTGAGCTTGCTAAGGGACCCGATGTACTTAGTCATACTTATCTCTAATTCGACAAATGCCATCAGCTACACGAATTTTATCATATTGCTTCCAAGTTTTGGTGAAGCCAGAGGTTTTAacaaatcattatcagcgtaCCTGCTATCAGTTGTTTCCGCCACGGATCTTATTGGTCGTATTGGAGGCTCAGCACTTTCTGACATGGGCTACATACCAAAGACGTGGTACTTTGTTGGAGGCTTGTCTATATCGGGTCTTTCCCTTGCATTATTACCATTTGCATGGTCTTACGGCTCAGTTTGTTTCTGGTGCGCTCTGTTCGGCCTTGCTTCTGGAATCTACGTGGGAATAACGGCTGTGATCATGGCAGATATGTTAGGTACTGAACGATTAACGTCATCATATGGCATCAGCCTTTTCGTTAATGGCTTGCTGCAGTTGGTTGGGCCGCCGCTTTGTAACTTCTGGTTTGAGGCGGTCAATGATTATAATCCGCTCTTCCATGCTTTAGGACTGACGTTGTTGGCTGGGGCCAGCCTTTGGAGCTTTATGCCATGGATAAATCGCCGAAAGgctaaacaagaaaggaaactcGATACTCTGCAAATCGATGAAGAGGCTGTCGATAGCTACTAA
- the BckdhB gene encoding 2-oxoisovalerate dehydrogenase subunit beta, mitochondrial, with the protein MIVPQILRGRLTTLRPNVSALFLSRSHFTYYPTSSSSGKKMNMFNAINNAMDLALENDNSALLFGEDVGFGGVFRCSVNLRDKYGKNRVFNTPLCEQGIAGFAIGVANTGVTAIAEIQFADYIFPSFDQIVNEAAKYRYRSGGLFDCGSLTFRVPCGAVGHGALYHSQSPEAYFAHTPGLRIVIPRGPVKAKGLLLACVRDPNPCIVFEPKTLYRAAVEEVPLDYYTSDLGKADVLCEGKDVTLIGWGTQVHVLLEVANLAKEKLGVDCEVIDLVSILPWDTDAVCKSAKKTGRVIIAHEAPYTQGFGSEIAAYIQEKCFLHLEAPVKRVTGWDTPFPHVFEPFYLPDKHRCLSAVQDIMLF; encoded by the exons atgattgtTCCTCAAATATTGCGTGGCCGGCTTACTACACTGCGGCCCAATGTGAGCGCCCTTTTTTTGTCGCGGTCTCATTTTACGTATTATCCAACCTCCTCGAGTTCcggaaaaaaaatgaatatgtTTAACGCCATTAATAATGCAATGGATCTTGCGCTAGAAAATGATAATTCAGCATTGTTGTTTGGTGAGGATGTGGGCTTCGGTGGAGTTTTTAG GTGCTCTGTTAATCTACGAGATAAGTACGGAAAGAACAGAGTTTTTAACACACCGTTATGTGAACAGGGAATTGCTGG TTTTGCTATCGGAGTTGCCAATACTGGAGTCACTGCAATAgctgaaattcaatttgcagATTACATATTTCCCAGTTTTGATCAGATAGTGAATGAAGCTGCAAAATATCGGTATCGTAGTGGGGGCCTCTTTGACTGTGGATCACTAACTTTTCGAGTTCCTTGTGGTGCTGTTGGTCATGGTGCACTCTACCACTCTCAAAGTCCAGAAGCATACTTTGCTCACACCCCAGGTCTTCGCATAGTG aTTCCTCGGGGACCGGTCAAGGCTAAAGGACTGCTTCTAGCCTGTGTTCGTGATCCTAATCCATGTATTGTTTTTGAACCTAAGACATTATACCGAGCTGCTGTTGAGGAAGTACCACTGGATTATTACACATCAGACCTCGGAAAAGCTGACGTTTTGTGTGAAGGAAAAGATGTCACACTCATTGGCTGGGGCACGCAAGTCCATGTGCTATTAGAA gTTGCTAACCtagcaaaagaaaaacttgGTGTTGACTGTGAAGTTATAGATTTGGTATCTATTTTGCCATGGGACACTGATGCTGTTTGTAAA TCGGCGAAAAAAACTGGGCGAGTAATAATAGCACATGAAGCCCCTTACACTCAGGGATTTGGGTCAGAGATAGCTGCGTACATTCAAGAAAAGTGTTTCTTACATCTTGAAGCCCCAGTTAAACGTGTGACTGGATGGGATACTCCATTTCCGCATGTCTTCGAACCCTTTTATTTGCCTGATAAACACCGTTGCTTATCAGCTGTACAAGACATAAtgctgttttaa